One window of Bacillus alkalicellulosilyticus genomic DNA carries:
- a CDS encoding sensor histidine kinase: MPVKTKLMIPIRAKLMLFFIVLFFIMISLSLFISYNYSQTVQHYNHIQERFFLLNDVSQKSSKTYETMDAYLNKNQSSDLQSYKHNRDQLIDAKNLLVSHFQNENNYIQTRNYQYMIDSFIEETDVAISSFHEDDIEVYSESQKEAFMLIGFIQDQTLTLLNDDLSMFQTYYDALNQRNEDVKLTLFFMSFATFSVGVFTTYLFSNSISAPINQLTKTAREVAAGKLDGPKLTETSDEIGFLSKTFNKMRTDLAFHVRQLHEKSEQDKLVKEMELKSLQSQINPHFLFNTLNTISKCALIEGSETIFKLINSISKLLRYNLGVMDKPVTLADEISVVQEYFYIQKARFEERVEFSVDITEDCLSLRMPILTLQPLVENAFIHGIEPYEQKGKIEIVGHCEGNYVVLQIKDNGIGMDNRTSQMLLDKSVTTSSLTGHSTGLGVKNVLRRLELFYQSHERISIDTEVGKGTTIQLKLPKQGMEGNSYV; encoded by the coding sequence ATGCCAGTCAAAACTAAACTAATGATTCCTATCCGGGCTAAATTGATGTTATTTTTTATTGTATTGTTCTTCATTATGATTAGCCTATCACTATTCATCAGTTACAACTATTCTCAGACGGTGCAGCATTACAACCATATCCAAGAACGCTTTTTCCTATTGAATGATGTCTCTCAAAAATCATCGAAAACCTATGAAACGATGGATGCTTATTTAAACAAAAATCAGTCAAGTGATTTACAAAGTTATAAACACAATCGTGACCAGTTAATAGATGCTAAAAATTTATTGGTCTCTCATTTTCAAAATGAGAATAATTATATACAAACTCGAAACTATCAATACATGATTGATAGTTTTATTGAAGAAACAGATGTAGCGATCTCTTCTTTTCATGAAGACGACATTGAAGTCTATTCAGAAAGTCAAAAAGAAGCGTTTATGTTAATTGGTTTTATTCAGGACCAGACATTAACGTTACTTAACGATGATCTCTCTATGTTTCAAACTTATTATGATGCCTTGAACCAACGAAATGAAGATGTAAAACTTACGCTATTCTTCATGTCGTTTGCGACCTTTTCTGTTGGTGTGTTTACAACCTACTTGTTTAGTAATAGCATATCCGCACCTATTAACCAATTAACAAAAACGGCAAGAGAAGTAGCGGCGGGAAAACTAGATGGTCCCAAACTAACTGAAACGAGCGATGAAATTGGATTTCTCTCAAAGACATTCAATAAAATGAGAACCGATTTAGCCTTTCATGTTCGACAGCTACATGAGAAATCTGAACAGGATAAATTAGTGAAGGAAATGGAACTTAAAAGCTTGCAAAGTCAGATAAACCCTCACTTTTTATTTAACACCCTCAACACCATTTCCAAGTGTGCATTGATTGAAGGGTCAGAAACCATATTTAAATTAATTAATTCAATCTCGAAGTTGTTGAGATATAACTTAGGTGTCATGGATAAGCCTGTCACTTTAGCAGATGAAATTAGCGTCGTTCAAGAATATTTTTATATCCAGAAAGCGAGATTTGAAGAAAGAGTAGAGTTTTCAGTAGATATCACTGAAGATTGTCTATCGCTTAGAATGCCTATCCTTACTCTTCAACCACTTGTTGAAAATGCTTTTATCCATGGAATTGAGCCCTATGAACAAAAAGGTAAAATTGAGATTGTTGGGCATTGTGAAGGGAATTATGTTGTCCTTCAAATCAAGGACAATGGAATTGGGATGGATAACAGGACGAGCCAAATGTTGCTTGATAAGTCGGTGACCACATCTTCTCTTACAGGACATTCAACGGGATTAGGCGTTAAAAATGTCTTACGAAGACTAGAACTGTTTTACCAGTCACATGAACGAATTTCAATCGATACAGAAGTCGGAAAAGGAACCACAATTCAATTAAAGTTACCTAAACAAGGGATGGAGGGGAATAGCTATGTATAG